The following proteins come from a genomic window of Vicinamibacterales bacterium:
- a CDS encoding methyltransferase domain-containing protein, which yields MALFERRDRSAADEYISSSDAATRALSVTAVENDFVEGVYEKLASVYDWTFGPTLHPGRLQAIQRMGIRTGDQILEVGVGTGINAALYPRDCSVTGVDFSANMLEKGRDRVARKGISNIRLLEMDAADLKFADDTFDIVYAPYVISVVPDPVRVASEMRRVCKPGGRIIFLNHFRSPNFLLSRIERLISPFTLYIGFKADLDLPAFLAQADIQPVSIEKVNIPRIWSLVTCVKE from the coding sequence ATGGCGCTATTCGAACGAAGAGACCGATCGGCCGCAGACGAGTACATCTCCTCGTCCGACGCCGCCACCCGGGCCCTGTCGGTGACGGCGGTCGAGAACGATTTCGTCGAGGGCGTGTACGAGAAACTCGCCTCGGTGTACGACTGGACCTTCGGCCCAACCCTCCATCCAGGTCGGTTGCAGGCGATTCAGCGGATGGGGATTCGGACTGGCGATCAGATCCTCGAGGTCGGCGTCGGCACAGGAATCAATGCCGCGCTCTATCCCCGCGACTGCTCCGTGACCGGCGTCGATTTCTCCGCCAACATGCTCGAGAAGGGACGTGACCGGGTCGCGCGCAAGGGGATCTCGAACATCCGCCTCCTGGAGATGGACGCGGCCGATTTGAAGTTCGCGGACGACACCTTCGACATCGTCTACGCGCCGTACGTGATCAGCGTGGTGCCAGACCCGGTCCGCGTGGCCTCGGAGATGCGGCGCGTGTGCAAGCCGGGCGGCAGGATCATCTTCCTCAACCACTTCCGCAGCCCCAACTTCCTCCTGTCTCGAATCGAACGTCTGATCTCACCGTTCACGCTCTACATAGGGTTCAAGGCCGACCTCGACCTGCCGGCATTCCTCGCCCAGGCGGACATCCAGCCGGTATCGATTGAAAAGGTCAACATACCCCGCATCTGGTCGCTCGTGACCTGCGTCAAGGAGTAG
- a CDS encoding bifunctional homocysteine S-methyltransferase/methylenetetrahydrofolate reductase, translating to MRSFLDDIDERVLVCDGAMGTMLYSKGVFVNRCFESLNLSEPDLVAEVHLGYVRAGADVIETNTFGANRVKLASFGLADKVRAINISGAKVARHAARDQVYVAGAIGPLGIRIEPWGKTGVDEAGDYFREQAAALLEAPVDLFILETFRDLNEIGAAIAAVRSLCDLPIVAQMTIEDHGNTLDGTPPEKFGPELVRRGAHLVGVNCSVGPAPMLETIERIAATTDAPLSAQPNAGKPRHIEGRTIYLSSPEYLASYARRFIAKGVRLVGGCCGTTSEHIRQIKLAVGSSSAVRRTAGVRVSAVTSGDLAVAPLPREQRSRLAHAMARGTFVRLVELLPPKGHEFAATVEEARTLKIRGVDAINIPDGPVAAARMSAISTAVLVEQRAGIETVLHYACRDRNLLGMESDLLGAHAMGVRNVLLVTGDPPRRGDYAFATGVYDVDSIGLTNVVSRLNHGIDIGGEALSRQTAYHIGVAVNPTALNLDDEIRRFEFKVEAGAEFAITQSVFDLKAFDAFMKRVEHLRVPIIAGLWPFDSLLNAEFLANEVPGVAVPDEWLRRMRRLDTAEAAAAEGVAIARAIAGEIRGRVQGVQLSNATGRIGTALQVLEGL from the coding sequence ATGCGTTCCTTCCTCGACGATATCGATGAGCGCGTGCTGGTGTGCGACGGCGCCATGGGCACGATGCTGTACTCGAAGGGCGTGTTCGTCAACCGATGCTTCGAGTCGCTGAACCTGTCCGAACCCGACCTCGTGGCGGAGGTCCACCTGGGGTACGTCCGGGCGGGCGCCGACGTGATCGAAACCAACACCTTCGGGGCGAACCGGGTCAAGCTGGCGTCGTTCGGCCTGGCCGACAAGGTGCGGGCGATCAACATCTCCGGGGCGAAGGTGGCGCGCCATGCGGCGCGCGATCAGGTGTACGTCGCCGGGGCAATCGGGCCGCTCGGAATCCGGATCGAACCGTGGGGAAAGACGGGGGTGGACGAGGCGGGCGACTACTTCCGCGAGCAGGCGGCGGCTTTGCTCGAGGCGCCCGTCGACCTGTTCATCCTCGAGACGTTCCGCGACCTGAATGAGATCGGCGCGGCGATTGCCGCCGTGCGCAGCCTGTGCGATCTGCCCATCGTCGCGCAGATGACGATCGAGGACCACGGGAACACGCTCGACGGCACGCCCCCCGAGAAGTTCGGTCCCGAACTGGTCCGCCGCGGCGCCCACCTGGTTGGTGTCAACTGCAGCGTGGGCCCCGCTCCGATGCTCGAGACGATCGAGCGGATCGCGGCGACCACGGATGCTCCGCTCTCCGCGCAGCCCAACGCCGGGAAACCGCGTCACATCGAGGGCCGCACGATCTACCTGTCGTCGCCCGAGTACCTCGCATCGTACGCTCGCCGCTTCATTGCGAAGGGTGTGCGGCTGGTGGGGGGCTGCTGCGGCACGACGTCCGAACACATCCGGCAAATCAAGCTCGCGGTCGGATCGTCGTCGGCCGTCCGGCGGACCGCCGGGGTGCGGGTGAGCGCCGTGACGTCCGGCGATCTCGCGGTGGCGCCCCTGCCGCGCGAGCAGAGATCGCGCCTCGCTCACGCGATGGCGCGGGGCACGTTTGTGCGCCTCGTGGAGTTGCTGCCACCCAAGGGGCACGAATTCGCTGCGACGGTCGAGGAAGCGCGCACGTTGAAGATCCGCGGTGTCGATGCGATCAACATACCGGACGGTCCGGTTGCGGCAGCCCGCATGAGCGCGATCTCGACGGCCGTGCTGGTGGAGCAGCGGGCCGGCATCGAGACGGTGCTGCACTACGCCTGCCGCGATCGCAACCTGCTCGGCATGGAATCCGACCTGCTCGGCGCCCACGCAATGGGCGTGCGCAACGTATTGCTGGTGACCGGCGATCCGCCGCGCCGCGGTGACTACGCTTTCGCCACCGGCGTGTACGACGTCGATTCGATCGGTCTGACCAACGTCGTGAGCCGCCTCAACCACGGCATCGACATCGGCGGCGAGGCACTCAGCCGGCAGACGGCCTATCACATCGGCGTGGCGGTCAACCCGACCGCGCTCAATCTCGACGACGAGATCCGGCGGTTCGAGTTCAAGGTCGAAGCTGGGGCCGAGTTCGCGATCACGCAGTCGGTCTTCGATCTGAAGGCGTTCGACGCCTTCATGAAGCGGGTCGAGCATCTGCGCGTGCCGATCATTGCCGGCCTCTGGCCGTTCGACAGTCTGCTGAACGCCGAGTTCCTCGCCAATGAAGTGCCCGGCGTGGCCGTCCCCGACGAATGGTTGCGGCGGATGCGGCGCCTGGACACGGCGGAGGCCGCGGCAGCCGAGGGCGTCGCGATCGCGAGGGCGATTGCCGGGGAGATCCGCGGCCGCGTTCAGGGAGTACAGCTCTCCAACGCGACCGGCCGTATTGGCACGGCGCTCCAGGTGCTGGAGGGGCTCTGA
- a CDS encoding NADH-quinone oxidoreductase subunit I, with product MIRALLVGFATTFRYIFTKPVTVNYPDQKVPVFPKYRGKQVLMRDENGLEKCVACGLCAVACPADAIYLEAAENDGTAKAGPRYAKVYQIHKTRCIFCGYCEEACPVSAIFMGKDYELAVYSKDEFIWDKTDLLVAAN from the coding sequence ATGATTCGTGCGTTGCTGGTCGGGTTTGCGACCACGTTCCGCTATATCTTCACCAAGCCAGTCACGGTGAACTACCCGGACCAGAAGGTCCCCGTGTTTCCAAAGTACCGGGGCAAGCAGGTCCTGATGCGCGACGAGAACGGCCTGGAGAAATGCGTCGCATGCGGGCTCTGCGCGGTGGCCTGTCCGGCCGACGCCATCTACCTCGAGGCGGCCGAGAACGACGGGACGGCGAAGGCCGGTCCGCGGTACGCGAAGGTCTACCAGATTCACAAGACCCGCTGCATCTTCTGCGGCTACTGCGAGGAAGCCTGTCCGGTGTCGGCCATCTTCATGGGCAAGGACTACGAGTTGGCCGTCTACAGCAAGGACGAGTTCATCTGGGACAAGACCGACCTGTTGGTGGCAGCCAACTGA